ACCGCTAACCTGGTCTACCGCTGGCGCTCTTCCAAGGACATAATAGAGTCAGAGAACCCGAGCGTGAGGCTGCTTGAGGTGCTCAGGACGTACACCAGGATGGACGACGAAGAGATAAAACAGGGCATAGCCGAGCGCGCGAAAGTGCTCCACTACCTCGCGGTGAAGAAGATAAACACCGTTGACGAGGTCGGGAAAATGGTCCTGCAGTATTATGAGAACCCGGATTCGGTCATGAAGATGGTGAAAAAAACAGGCTAAGGAGTGTTTGGAACATGATACCCCTGCTGCTGCTCCCTGAAAAGCCCGCGAGAAAGCTGGCGCACTACCTCATGGGGCTGGCTGCGCGAATCCAGCCGGTTCTGGGCTACCTGGAGGCAGTGCTGTACAGGATTGACTCCAAGTACACATTAACCGAGTACATAGGGCTGAACCTGCTCAATTTCATGATTTACCTGGTTTTCGGCGCTGCTCTCGCTTACGCGGTGCTTTTCAGGATGAACAACCCGAACGCGTTCGTGTTCGCGCTGGCTGCCGGGCTGTCAGTGGGGCTCGTGGTGTTCGGGCTTGGAATAGTTTATCCGAACTGGCTCGCGAGAAAGAAAATAATCCAGATTGACAGGAACCTGCTCTTCGCGGCAAGGCATCTCAGGATACAGACAACCGCGAACGTCCCGCTTTTTGAGTCCTTCGTCTCGGCTTCCCACGGCTACGGCGCGGTTTCCGACGAGTTCGCGTACATAGTCAGGAGCGTCCAGGCCGGCGCCAACCTTGCCTATGCGCTGGAGGACTCGGCGGCAAAAAACCCCTCATACTATTACAGCCGCATACTATGGCAGATTTCCAACGCGGTGAAGGCAGGGACCGATGTGGGGCCCGTGCTTTCCGACATAGTGGACTTCCTGGCTGAGGAGCAGAGGATAGAGATGAGGAACTACGGCGCCCAGCTCAACACGCTGGCGATAATGTACCTCATGATGTGCATAATCGCGCCCACAATAGGGTTGATATTCATCATGGTGATATCCTCGTTCGTGGACCTGCCGATAACCGACCAGGTCTTCTATTTCATAATAGGGGGGCTGGTGTTCGTGCAATACATGTTCGTGGGCCTGATAGAGAGCAGGCGCCCGGTGGTCGCGATTTGATTCGGTGTGCGCATGGCGGTTGACTGGTACGTGAATCTCTGGGCGGAACTGCTCCGCTACAATGACATCGGGTACGATGCGCGAAAGTTCTCCATCAACCTCTTTTTCGGGTCGCTGGATTTCGGGATGATTGCCCTCATACTCCTGCGGCTGGGCGCGTTCCAGGTTCTCGGAGGCGCCCTGGCCGTTTCGGCACTGGTGCACGTAGCCGTGTACACGTACCTCCTGCTCGGCGCGAATTCGAGGGGCGGAAAAGTCGAGGAAGTGCTCCCTGACTTCCTTTCGCTGGTGGCGAGCAACATACGCTCCGGGCTCACGCCGGACAAAGCGATAATAATGTCTGCGAGGCCGGAATTCGGGCCTCTCGCGAGCGCGGTGGCGAACGCCGGGAAGAACAGCATAACCGGCATGCCGCTCGACCAGGTAATGATGAGCATGAACGAGCGCATAAAGTCCGAAGTCCTGAGCAAAACCATATGGCTGGTAGTGGAGGGCCTGCACTCCGGAGGCGACATGTCCGAGCTGCTCGAGAAAACCGCGTTCGACTTGAGGAAGTTCAGGTCTGTGAAGAGGGAGGTCAATTCCATAGTGCTCAATTACGTCCTGTTCATCATGACCGCGGTCACGTTCGGGGCCCCGCTGCTCTACGGGATATCCGGCTTCCTCATCGAGATAATGATGGCAATCAAGAGCAGGACCGGAAGCGGGGGGGACGCGTTCGCGGCGATGAGCCAGGTCAACATATTCAAGGGAAAAATGGCATTCACTTCAGAAGGGCTCACGCTTTTCTCTGCGGTCGCCATAGGCGTTACTGTGCTCTTCGGATGCATGGCTGTCGGGGTTATGTCCACCGGAAGAAGGGAAGACGGCTTAAAATACTTTCCGTTCCTGCTCGTGATAGCAATCGGGTTGATGCTAGGCATGAAGATGGCGCTGATGGCCTTGCTCGGGCCGATGATTTCCGGATGAGGGGCGCGAAATCCACTGCGGCCCGGCAAATCTCCACGGCCTGAAGGCCGCGGATGCCCTGAATCAGTTTCTTGCAGGATGAATGTAGCCCTTGGAATCCACTTCATACCTGTGCTGGCGGTTTAGGGGGCACACGAGCACCCTGCTGTTCTCCTCGGTAACTAGCTGGGAGAACAGGCCTTTTTCGAAATTGCACT
The DNA window shown above is from Candidatus Micrarchaeia archaeon and carries:
- a CDS encoding type II secretion system F family protein, with the protein product MAVDWYVNLWAELLRYNDIGYDARKFSINLFFGSLDFGMIALILLRLGAFQVLGGALAVSALVHVAVYTYLLLGANSRGGKVEEVLPDFLSLVASNIRSGLTPDKAIIMSARPEFGPLASAVANAGKNSITGMPLDQVMMSMNERIKSEVLSKTIWLVVEGLHSGGDMSELLEKTAFDLRKFRSVKREVNSIVLNYVLFIMTAVTFGAPLLYGISGFLIEIMMAIKSRTGSGGDAFAAMSQVNIFKGKMAFTSEGLTLFSAVAIGVTVLFGCMAVGVMSTGRREDGLKYFPFLLVIAIGLMLGMKMALMALLGPMISG
- a CDS encoding type II secretion system F family protein produces the protein MIPLLLLPEKPARKLAHYLMGLAARIQPVLGYLEAVLYRIDSKYTLTEYIGLNLLNFMIYLVFGAALAYAVLFRMNNPNAFVFALAAGLSVGLVVFGLGIVYPNWLARKKIIQIDRNLLFAARHLRIQTTANVPLFESFVSASHGYGAVSDEFAYIVRSVQAGANLAYALEDSAAKNPSYYYSRILWQISNAVKAGTDVGPVLSDIVDFLAEEQRIEMRNYGAQLNTLAIMYLMMCIIAPTIGLIFIMVISSFVDLPITDQVFYFIIGGLVFVQYMFVGLIESRRPVVAI